From Phenylobacterium immobile (ATCC 35973), a single genomic window includes:
- a CDS encoding TonB-dependent receptor domain-containing protein — translation MGLRAASAIVIACTAIAAPAAAQRADENAARAAGDAFGTNIGNEKVGLYTQMDVRGFSPTAAGNLRLEGLYFDLRPAPPPRLVAGSQVRVGLAAQSYPFPAPTGIVDFSLRPTDRAYAASLIQAGPHTAYALEYEIGRPIKPGRLGVAWAIGLRRDEELAHDDMTYLGMGLNATWRPTARIELKPYLGTYTRFDKLGVGQVFPGAAVLPPVPEGRSFQPDWTRQGFAGYNAGLITNMRLTDSWSLKAGAQRFLIPDRGPISDSLLNVDANGVAAVRRYANQPPNHTNTWSGEARLTGQHRLVGLDHLVHIAFRGRDVDRTFGGAAQVNFTNVPIGMDNAPVVAPSWTYAVQSQELIGQYTVAASYLVGRPGLGNVGVGLQRVDYRRTLTTPGRADIVSIDKPMFWNGTALVTPLSNLAFYGGYTEGLEEAPFAPEAAVNAQEAPPAIHTKQVEAGVRYAFTPALRLVAGYFDIEKPYINLDSGRLWRVLGVERHQGFELSLTGQVLPGLNVVGGYVHMNPVVSGEAVGAGLIGAEPVGQPRDTGKVNFDFRRTPTTPLSFEGAITYFGARAASARVFAQLGGRQPRAPGYVVFDLGMRYRFTLAGHRSTLRLQALNILEAQKWVVPTAGGMSVSPPRRVFVSLATDY, via the coding sequence ATGGGGCTGCGGGCTGCTTCCGCGATTGTCATCGCCTGTACGGCGATCGCCGCACCAGCGGCCGCGCAACGCGCCGACGAGAACGCCGCGCGCGCGGCCGGCGATGCTTTCGGCACGAATATTGGTAACGAAAAGGTCGGTCTCTACACCCAGATGGACGTCCGCGGCTTCTCGCCCACCGCGGCTGGAAACCTGCGTCTGGAAGGGCTATATTTCGATCTCCGCCCCGCACCGCCGCCCAGGCTCGTCGCCGGCTCGCAGGTCCGGGTAGGCTTGGCCGCGCAGAGCTATCCCTTCCCCGCCCCAACCGGAATTGTCGACTTCTCCCTGCGACCGACGGATCGCGCGTACGCCGCTTCCCTGATCCAGGCCGGCCCCCATACCGCCTATGCGCTGGAGTACGAGATCGGCCGGCCGATCAAGCCCGGACGACTCGGCGTCGCCTGGGCCATCGGCCTGCGCCGCGACGAGGAGCTCGCTCATGACGACATGACCTATCTGGGCATGGGCTTGAACGCGACCTGGCGGCCGACCGCCCGCATAGAGCTGAAGCCTTACCTCGGAACCTACACGCGCTTCGACAAGCTGGGCGTTGGCCAAGTGTTTCCTGGCGCCGCCGTTCTGCCGCCCGTGCCGGAAGGCCGAAGCTTCCAACCAGATTGGACCCGCCAAGGGTTCGCAGGTTACAACGCGGGCCTGATCACCAATATGCGCCTGACAGACAGCTGGAGTCTGAAGGCTGGCGCGCAGCGGTTCCTGATCCCTGACCGCGGTCCGATCTCGGACTCCCTGCTGAACGTCGACGCGAACGGCGTCGCCGCCGTCCGGCGATACGCCAATCAACCGCCGAACCATACAAATACCTGGTCAGGCGAGGCTCGGCTGACGGGCCAGCATCGCCTCGTAGGCCTGGACCATCTGGTCCACATCGCCTTCCGCGGACGCGACGTCGACCGCACCTTTGGCGGTGCGGCGCAGGTCAACTTCACCAATGTGCCGATCGGCATGGACAACGCCCCGGTCGTCGCGCCCTCCTGGACCTATGCCGTACAGAGCCAGGAACTGATCGGCCAATACACCGTCGCGGCCAGCTACCTTGTCGGTCGGCCTGGCCTGGGCAACGTCGGCGTCGGCCTGCAGCGCGTGGACTATCGACGCACGCTCACGACACCAGGCAGGGCGGACATCGTCAGCATCGACAAGCCGATGTTCTGGAACGGCACGGCGCTTGTCACGCCGCTCAGCAACCTTGCTTTCTACGGCGGCTATACGGAGGGTTTGGAAGAGGCGCCGTTCGCACCGGAGGCCGCGGTCAACGCCCAGGAGGCCCCGCCCGCCATCCACACCAAACAGGTGGAGGCTGGTGTCCGTTATGCTTTCACCCCCGCCCTGCGGCTTGTGGCGGGCTACTTCGATATCGAAAAGCCTTACATCAATCTCGACTCTGGCCGCCTTTGGCGTGTGCTCGGCGTCGAACGGCATCAGGGATTCGAGCTGTCCCTCACCGGTCAGGTTCTGCCGGGCCTGAACGTGGTCGGCGGCTATGTGCACATGAACCCTGTCGTCAGCGGGGAGGCGGTCGGCGCAGGCCTGATCGGGGCCGAACCCGTCGGACAGCCGCGCGACACAGGCAAGGTCAACTTCGACTTTCGGCGTACGCCGACGACGCCCCTCTCCTTCGAAGGGGCTATCACCTACTTCGGCGCGCGCGCGGCCTCCGCGCGTGTCTTCGCCCAACTCGGTGGCCGCCAGCCTCGTGCGCCGGGCTACGTCGTGTTCGACCTTGGCATGCGCTACCGCTTCACCTTGGCGGGCCATCGCTCCACCCTTCGCCTCCAGGCGCTGAACATACTCGAGGCCCAGAAATGGGTCGTACCGACCGCCGGTGGCATGAGCGTCTCGCCGCCAAGACGAGTCTTCGTCAGCTTGGCCACGGATTACTGA
- a CDS encoding DUF883 family protein yields the protein MTDVLEPVPGAPIGEPTNTTNVTGSAPKEAADQAARKVREIGAKVQKTADKAASQLSDRVSQATERTVEAYDVAAKKAKQVAETVDPFVRERPYAAIGAVLGVGVVIGMLLAARSPKVIYIKPRV from the coding sequence ATGACAGATGTTCTGGAGCCGGTTCCGGGCGCGCCGATCGGCGAACCGACGAACACGACCAACGTGACCGGCTCTGCGCCGAAGGAAGCGGCTGACCAGGCGGCGCGCAAGGTCCGCGAGATCGGCGCCAAGGTGCAGAAGACCGCGGACAAGGCCGCCAGCCAATTGTCAGATCGTGTCAGCCAGGCGACCGAGCGCACGGTCGAGGCCTATGACGTCGCCGCCAAGAAGGCCAAGCAGGTCGCCGAAACCGTGGATCCGTTCGTGCGCGAGCGCCCGTATGCGGCCATTGGCGCGGTCCTCGGCGTGGGCGTCGTGATCGGCATGCTGCTGGCCGCGCGCAGCCCCAAGGTGATCTACATCAAGCCGCGGGTCTGA
- a CDS encoding 2-hydroxyacid dehydrogenase, with amino-acid sequence MSNKPVVVIADVILDRFSGLLEADYELARPWTSPSFEAFIAGPGAGARAMVTVSGKTPPAEILSQFPDLGLIACASTGFEGLDLDWCQANSVLASNGAGANAFDVADQAVGLLIAAYRRFTEGGQIARRGGWSLPGLSSRSLRGKRVGIVGMGRIGRAIAKRIDAFDIQVSWLGPNPKPDLAYPRAESLLALAESCDALILTALATPETEKMINREVIDALGPQGVIVNVARGSLVDELALIAALREGRLWAAGLDVFEEEPSPAERWVGVPNLEAMPHSAGATPEGMQAVGDLLAENLRCFFAGKPLASPIR; translated from the coding sequence ATGTCCAACAAGCCTGTCGTCGTCATCGCCGACGTTATCCTCGATCGCTTTTCTGGCTTGCTTGAAGCGGACTATGAACTGGCGCGTCCCTGGACGTCACCGTCATTCGAGGCGTTTATCGCCGGCCCAGGCGCAGGCGCGCGGGCGATGGTCACCGTCAGTGGCAAGACGCCTCCAGCTGAGATCCTCAGCCAATTTCCCGATCTCGGCCTGATCGCCTGCGCAAGCACAGGCTTCGAGGGCCTGGACTTGGACTGGTGTCAGGCGAACAGCGTGCTGGCGTCCAACGGCGCTGGGGCCAACGCCTTTGACGTCGCCGACCAGGCGGTCGGGCTGCTGATCGCGGCATATCGCCGGTTCACCGAAGGCGGGCAGATCGCCCGACGCGGCGGCTGGTCGCTGCCGGGCCTTTCGAGCCGATCGCTGCGCGGCAAGCGCGTTGGCATCGTTGGCATGGGCCGAATTGGCCGAGCGATCGCCAAGCGTATTGACGCCTTCGATATACAGGTCTCCTGGCTGGGGCCGAACCCGAAGCCCGATCTCGCCTATCCCCGCGCGGAAAGTCTGCTGGCGTTGGCTGAAAGCTGTGACGCCCTGATCCTTACGGCGCTGGCCACCCCGGAAACGGAGAAGATGATCAATCGCGAGGTCATCGACGCCCTGGGTCCGCAAGGCGTCATCGTCAACGTCGCGCGCGGCAGCCTTGTCGATGAACTCGCGCTCATCGCGGCCCTGCGCGAGGGTCGCCTGTGGGCCGCCGGGCTCGATGTTTTCGAGGAAGAGCCGTCGCCTGCGGAACGGTGGGTCGGCGTGCCGAATCTCGAGGCCATGCCGCATAGCGCCGGCGCGACACCGGAGGGCATGCAGGCGGTCGGCGACCTCCTCGCGGAAAACCTGCGCTGTTTCTTCGCGGGCAAGCCGCTGGCTTCGCCAATCCGCTAA
- a CDS encoding MFS transporter translates to MSLDSETRPSGHALLVVLIVATAAFMEGLDATIIVTALPKMASTFGTSAVAMSVGVTAYMLAVAVLTPTSGWVADRFGARNVFAGAICVFTLASIGCGFAQGLTDFALWRLLQGAGGALMTSVGRLIVFRNTPKSQLVRAINWMTVPMLMGPAIGPPVGGFLTEYVSWRAAFFLNVPIGLAGVAAVIMFIPRTEGERRPFDVTGFALNGAGLVALIWGMQALAGEAGRPAVGALATLVSVPLIWLAIRHARRAEHPLVSLSPMQNPMFRMTTLTGGNLMRVAVGAVGFMMPLMFQIGLGLSPLASGLLVLCHSAGDLVVKIITTRTLQVFGFRKVMIVSILLFAAGIATFAAFGPATPIWLMATLVFLSGAARSLQMTGLTTLQYADVPQPQMSAASTLGAVSMQAVRALTVAMAAMLLQAVALAGGRPAGALVQSDFQVAFAVVALVAALGTLWYVRMPKTAGDELRGR, encoded by the coding sequence ATGAGCCTCGACTCCGAGACGCGACCGAGCGGCCATGCGCTGCTGGTGGTGTTGATCGTCGCCACGGCGGCTTTCATGGAGGGGCTCGACGCCACCATCATCGTCACCGCCTTGCCGAAGATGGCGTCGACGTTCGGGACGAGCGCCGTCGCGATGAGCGTGGGCGTCACCGCTTATATGCTGGCTGTCGCCGTGCTGACTCCGACCAGCGGCTGGGTGGCTGACCGTTTTGGCGCGCGTAATGTCTTCGCCGGCGCGATCTGTGTCTTCACGCTGGCCTCTATCGGATGCGGTTTCGCCCAGGGCCTGACGGACTTCGCCCTGTGGCGTCTGTTGCAAGGGGCCGGTGGCGCGCTGATGACGTCGGTGGGCCGCCTGATCGTCTTCCGAAACACGCCGAAGAGCCAGTTGGTGAGGGCCATCAACTGGATGACCGTGCCGATGCTGATGGGGCCGGCGATCGGGCCGCCGGTCGGGGGGTTCCTCACCGAATACGTCAGTTGGCGGGCGGCGTTCTTCCTCAACGTGCCGATCGGTCTTGCCGGCGTGGCGGCGGTCATCATGTTCATCCCACGGACGGAGGGCGAGCGTCGTCCCTTCGACGTCACAGGGTTTGCCCTGAACGGCGCGGGGCTGGTCGCCTTGATCTGGGGCATGCAGGCTCTCGCAGGCGAAGCGGGCCGTCCAGCCGTGGGCGCTTTGGCGACCCTGGTCTCCGTGCCTCTGATTTGGCTGGCGATCCGGCACGCAAGGCGTGCGGAGCATCCGCTCGTCTCATTGTCCCCGATGCAGAATCCGATGTTCCGGATGACGACTCTGACGGGCGGCAATTTGATGCGCGTCGCCGTGGGCGCAGTTGGCTTCATGATGCCGCTGATGTTCCAGATTGGCCTTGGCCTCAGTCCATTGGCCTCAGGTCTTTTGGTGCTGTGTCACTCAGCGGGAGACCTCGTGGTGAAGATCATCACCACACGGACCCTTCAGGTGTTCGGCTTCCGCAAGGTCATGATCGTCAGCATCCTGTTGTTCGCCGCCGGAATCGCCACCTTCGCCGCCTTCGGGCCCGCGACGCCGATCTGGCTGATGGCGACGCTGGTCTTCCTTTCCGGGGCGGCGCGCTCTCTACAGATGACCGGGCTCACCACGCTGCAATATGCCGACGTGCCGCAACCGCAGATGAGCGCCGCGTCGACCTTGGGCGCGGTATCCATGCAGGCGGTGCGCGCGCTCACCGTCGCGATGGCCGCCATGCTTCTGCAGGCCGTGGCGCTGGCGGGCGGTCGCCCGGCGGGCGCGCTTGTTCAAAGCGACTTCCAGGTCGCATTCGCCGTGGTCGCTCTGGTCGCGGCATTGGGGACGTTGTGGTACGTGCGGATGCCGAAGACGGCCGGCGACGAACTTCGCGGACGTTAA
- a CDS encoding TetR/AcrR family transcriptional regulator, which translates to MVNTILAPKRDANPQKRGAALRTALLVAAREVFLEDGFALASMDAVALRAGTTKRTLYAHCRCKEDLFAEVIGASCDAIVDRLPALAELDSDPDVGLRAFLAEASAIFEAEGCAPLKRIILAEAQRHPQFVRRLSDAYAQVEGRLATYLADAVDDGRLAPHDTRQASRALCDATVLAGSFRGLLGQERSSAADIENAAASFLRDTLIAQP; encoded by the coding sequence TTGGTCAACACCATCCTCGCCCCTAAACGCGACGCAAACCCACAGAAGCGTGGCGCGGCGCTGCGCACCGCGTTGCTCGTCGCGGCGCGCGAGGTTTTCCTCGAAGATGGCTTCGCGCTCGCCTCCATGGACGCTGTCGCCCTCCGCGCAGGCACGACCAAGCGCACGCTCTACGCCCACTGCCGATGCAAGGAAGACCTCTTCGCCGAGGTCATCGGCGCCTCCTGTGACGCCATCGTCGATCGCTTGCCCGCCCTTGCCGAACTGGATTCTGACCCCGATGTTGGCTTGCGGGCCTTCCTGGCTGAAGCTTCGGCGATCTTCGAGGCTGAAGGCTGTGCGCCCCTAAAGAGGATCATCTTGGCGGAAGCTCAGCGCCACCCTCAGTTTGTCCGCCGGCTCTCCGACGCCTACGCCCAGGTCGAGGGTCGGTTGGCGACCTATCTCGCCGACGCCGTTGACGATGGGCGGTTAGCGCCGCACGACACCCGCCAAGCGTCGCGCGCGCTCTGCGATGCGACCGTCCTGGCCGGCAGCTTTCGGGGCCTGCTGGGTCAGGAGCGCTCTTCGGCAGCGGATATCGAGAACGCTGCGGCCAGCTTCCTGCGCGACACTCTGATCGCTCAACCTTAA
- a CDS encoding quinone oxidoreductase family protein, translating into MKIVRYHEKGPPEVMKVEDAPTPEPGAGEVLFKIEACGISYGQTLQRGGRHYPVPITLPHAPGGSVAGVIEKVGEGVDKGLVGKRMFGRVAAGGYAEYGVGPAQGLIEIPDGVSSADVVACLSDGVTASLILNKVGQLAPGQSVFVPAAAGGLGFVAVQLAKLYGAGRVIGAASSEAKRQVVLALGADAVVDYTQEGWSAQVKEANGGEGVDLALEMTGGPVFYETLDAVKPGGRVVNYGNASDTDSPINPRVLLRKNLTLSGFMGGPYQVFAPQYRAEVLAFLKDGRLKAQHQTYSLEDAPKAHAAIENRTSTGRQILTPHG; encoded by the coding sequence ATGAAGATTGTTCGCTATCACGAGAAGGGACCGCCCGAAGTCATGAAGGTGGAGGATGCGCCGACGCCAGAGCCCGGTGCGGGTGAAGTCCTCTTCAAGATTGAGGCCTGCGGCATCTCCTACGGTCAGACTCTGCAGCGGGGAGGCCGGCACTATCCGGTGCCGATCACCCTGCCGCACGCGCCGGGCGGAAGCGTCGCCGGCGTTATCGAGAAAGTCGGCGAGGGCGTCGATAAAGGCCTGGTTGGTAAGCGCATGTTCGGCCGCGTCGCCGCCGGCGGCTACGCCGAATACGGCGTTGGCCCGGCCCAGGGCTTGATCGAAATTCCTGATGGCGTTTCCAGCGCCGACGTCGTGGCTTGCCTCAGCGACGGCGTCACGGCCTCCCTGATCCTCAACAAGGTCGGCCAATTGGCCCCTGGACAGTCGGTGTTCGTGCCGGCCGCCGCGGGAGGGCTTGGCTTCGTCGCTGTACAATTGGCCAAGCTCTATGGCGCGGGCCGGGTGATCGGCGCCGCCAGCTCCGAGGCGAAACGTCAAGTGGTGCTGGCCCTCGGCGCGGATGCGGTGGTCGATTACACGCAAGAGGGCTGGTCGGCCCAGGTGAAGGAAGCCAATGGCGGCGAAGGCGTTGACCTAGCGCTTGAGATGACCGGCGGCCCGGTGTTCTACGAGACCTTGGATGCAGTGAAGCCCGGTGGCCGAGTGGTGAACTACGGCAACGCCAGCGACACGGATTCCCCGATCAATCCGCGCGTCCTGCTGCGCAAGAACCTGACGCTCTCGGGCTTCATGGGCGGCCCTTATCAGGTGTTCGCCCCACAATACCGCGCCGAAGTTCTGGCGTTCCTAAAAGACGGCCGCCTGAAGGCCCAGCATCAGACCTACAGTCTGGAAGATGCGCCTAAGGCCCATGCGGCCATCGAAAACCGGACATCCACCGGCCGGCAGATCCTCACGCCGCACGGCTGA
- the alr gene encoding alanine racemase, protein MPEAARATLTIDLDALAQNYATLKEAATGAEVAPVVKSDAYGLGAGPVGRRLWAEGARSFFVARLDEGERLRVALGGDRPAEIYVLDGFAAAARARYEASALTPALASAAQVRAVREWSAAPRMALHVDTGMNRQGLTVAEAIEVAQSGDGPQISLVMSHLGAAATPTDPNNARQLARFRAIRAAFPTARASLAASAGAFLGEDYRFDLVRPGVSLYGGGPLERPHPRLKAVATLRAPVVDIRSLGAGDRLGYGDYTVDRPLRCAIVAAGYSDGMIRDARRGAYAWLAGAARPILIINMDILAIEIGAADVAIGDSVELLGEHALLDDFATAARTVAHEVLTRISSRAERRYAGETA, encoded by the coding sequence ATGCCCGAGGCCGCCCGCGCCACCCTCACCATCGATCTCGACGCCCTGGCGCAAAACTACGCCACCTTGAAGGAGGCCGCGACAGGCGCCGAAGTCGCGCCCGTGGTGAAATCCGACGCCTACGGGCTGGGCGCAGGCCCCGTGGGCCGACGGCTCTGGGCTGAAGGGGCTCGGTCCTTCTTCGTCGCGCGACTGGACGAGGGCGAACGGCTGCGGGTGGCCCTTGGCGGAGACCGGCCCGCCGAGATCTACGTCCTGGATGGCTTCGCCGCGGCCGCGCGCGCGCGCTATGAGGCCTCAGCCTTGACGCCGGCGCTCGCTTCGGCGGCGCAGGTCCGCGCCGTGCGCGAGTGGAGCGCCGCGCCGCGCATGGCCCTGCACGTCGACACAGGGATGAACCGGCAAGGATTGACCGTCGCCGAAGCGATCGAGGTCGCCCAGAGCGGAGATGGCCCGCAGATCAGCCTCGTGATGAGCCACCTCGGCGCCGCCGCGACACCGACCGACCCCAACAACGCTCGCCAGCTCGCTCGATTTCGCGCCATACGCGCAGCCTTCCCGACCGCCCGGGCGAGCCTCGCGGCCTCGGCCGGCGCGTTCCTGGGTGAGGACTACCGCTTCGACCTCGTGCGGCCTGGGGTCAGCCTGTACGGCGGCGGGCCTCTGGAGAGGCCCCACCCTCGACTGAAAGCGGTCGCCACGCTCAGAGCGCCGGTGGTCGATATCCGGAGCCTCGGCGCTGGCGATCGCCTGGGTTACGGCGACTATACGGTCGACCGGCCCCTCCGATGCGCGATCGTCGCCGCCGGCTATAGCGACGGCATGATCCGCGACGCCCGGCGCGGCGCCTACGCTTGGTTGGCCGGCGCGGCCAGGCCGATCCTGATCATCAATATGGATATCCTCGCCATCGAGATCGGCGCCGCCGATGTGGCGATCGGCGACAGCGTTGAACTTCTCGGCGAGCACGCACTGCTGGACGACTTCGCCACCGCCGCGCGCACCGTCGCCCACGAGGTATTGACGCGGATCAGCAGCCGGGCCGAGCGGCGCTACGCGGGCGAAACCGCGTAG
- a CDS encoding replicative DNA helicase, whose product MALAPALDLRPQEATPEIAQAPANLEAEQALLGVLLYDNAAFERLSDNLAARHFFEPFHQRLFAAIENNIRKGQLAEPILLAEQFARDPAFEALGGVRYMAAMVDRAPPAANARDYADAIYDLALRRDLIRIGGDISTLATQGEADLSAKDQIERAERDLYELAETGGVSQGFTTFADALAGAVQMAAEAHSRDGALAGLSTGLIDLDAKIGGLHPSDLVIIAARPSMGKSGLATNIAFDVARHYAYEPQPDGTRKTVNGGVVAFFSLEMSADQLAMRLLAEVSGVSGDRLRKGEIDASEFGRVRDAALEIQDAPLYIDDTGGISLARLTARARRLKRRVGLDLLIVDYLQLITMGDSGNRNDNRVQEVSAITGGLKALAKELAIPVIALAQLSRQVENREDKRPQLSDLRESGSIEQDADMVMFIYRESYYLSRTEPREGTPEHLTWQEEMDKVKGLAEIVIGKQRHGPIGNVKLSYNEEIVKFGNLAPPHRYEPR is encoded by the coding sequence ATGGCCCTCGCTCCCGCCCTAGACCTGCGCCCGCAAGAGGCGACCCCCGAGATCGCGCAAGCGCCCGCCAACCTCGAAGCTGAGCAGGCCTTGCTGGGTGTGCTGCTTTACGACAACGCCGCTTTCGAGCGCCTGAGCGATAACCTTGCTGCGCGCCACTTCTTTGAGCCGTTTCATCAACGCCTGTTCGCCGCCATCGAGAACAACATCCGAAAAGGCCAGTTGGCCGAGCCGATTTTGTTGGCCGAGCAGTTCGCCCGAGACCCGGCCTTCGAGGCGCTTGGCGGCGTGCGCTACATGGCCGCCATGGTCGATCGCGCGCCACCTGCAGCGAACGCCCGCGACTACGCCGACGCCATCTACGATCTGGCGCTGCGCCGCGACCTGATCCGCATTGGCGGCGACATCTCCACCCTGGCCACGCAAGGAGAGGCCGATCTGTCCGCCAAGGATCAGATCGAACGCGCCGAGCGAGACCTCTACGAACTGGCGGAAACCGGGGGAGTGAGCCAGGGCTTCACAACCTTCGCCGACGCGCTCGCCGGCGCGGTGCAGATGGCGGCCGAAGCCCATAGCCGAGACGGAGCGCTGGCCGGCCTTTCCACCGGGCTGATCGACCTCGACGCCAAGATTGGCGGCCTGCATCCCTCCGACCTGGTGATCATCGCTGCTCGCCCGTCCATGGGCAAATCCGGCCTGGCCACCAACATCGCCTTCGATGTCGCCCGGCACTACGCCTATGAGCCGCAACCCGATGGCACCCGAAAGACAGTGAACGGCGGCGTCGTCGCCTTCTTCTCACTGGAAATGTCGGCCGACCAGCTGGCCATGCGTCTGCTGGCGGAAGTGTCAGGCGTGTCAGGCGATCGGCTGCGCAAGGGCGAGATCGACGCCTCGGAGTTTGGCCGCGTGCGCGACGCTGCGCTCGAGATCCAGGATGCGCCGCTTTACATAGACGATACCGGCGGCATCAGCTTGGCCCGCCTGACGGCCCGCGCGCGCCGGCTTAAGCGCCGCGTCGGTCTCGACCTGCTGATCGTGGACTACCTGCAGTTGATCACCATGGGTGACTCTGGAAATCGCAATGACAATCGCGTTCAGGAGGTTAGCGCCATTACTGGCGGCCTGAAGGCTCTGGCCAAGGAGCTCGCCATTCCGGTGATCGCCCTGGCGCAGCTGAGCCGCCAGGTCGAAAACCGCGAGGACAAGAGGCCTCAGCTGTCCGACCTGCGGGAGTCCGGCTCGATCGAGCAGGACGCCGACATGGTCATGTTCATCTATCGCGAGAGCTACTACCTCAGCCGTACAGAGCCGCGCGAGGGCACGCCCGAGCACCTCACGTGGCAGGAGGAAATGGATAAGGTGAAGGGCCTGGCCGAGATCGTCATCGGCAAGCAACGCCATGGCCCGATCGGCAATGTGAAGCTCTCGTACAACGAAGAGATCGTCAAATTCGGCAACCTGGCGCCGCCGCACCGCTACGAGCCACGCTAG
- a CDS encoding LysR substrate-binding domain-containing protein → MARRLPPLSTLRSFEAVVRLGSVRAAAGELDRTHGAVSKQIQALQQTLGAPLFDRVGTGVAPNAHGRMLGAMVGRALDDLSAGYAQVVDDLRAPPLHIACSVTFATRWLAPNLAAFTRAHPDIQVRLSMTSARELKTADADLTIAWDRTGFDAGAQGRAIPLAPIAFGLVCAPDYPVERSADSLRAPVRIDHDFTSRAWDLWSERSGVRLETEHSLSFPHSHLAIEAAITGQGVALVDRRLIRRELRANVLVAPTGFAVFPEGLAAISRTVTPGPAAQAMIDWMRDALTAR, encoded by the coding sequence ATGGCCCGCCGGCTTCCACCGCTTTCGACGCTGCGAAGTTTCGAGGCCGTCGTACGGCTGGGCTCGGTGCGCGCCGCAGCGGGAGAGCTTGACCGCACGCACGGCGCCGTCAGCAAACAGATCCAGGCCCTCCAGCAGACCCTGGGGGCGCCGCTGTTCGATCGTGTCGGCACCGGCGTCGCGCCCAACGCGCATGGCAGGATGCTGGGCGCCATGGTGGGCCGCGCCCTGGATGACCTCTCCGCCGGTTACGCCCAGGTCGTCGACGATCTCCGCGCCCCGCCTCTGCACATCGCCTGCAGCGTCACCTTCGCCACCCGCTGGCTCGCGCCGAACCTGGCCGCTTTCACCCGCGCGCACCCCGACATCCAGGTCCGGCTGTCGATGACCAGCGCGCGCGAGCTAAAGACCGCAGACGCCGACCTGACGATCGCGTGGGATCGCACAGGCTTCGACGCCGGCGCACAAGGTCGCGCGATCCCACTCGCCCCTATCGCCTTCGGCCTGGTCTGCGCCCCGGACTATCCGGTCGAGCGGAGCGCCGACAGCCTGCGAGCGCCGGTACGCATCGACCATGACTTCACCTCGCGGGCCTGGGACCTCTGGAGCGAGCGGTCCGGCGTGCGCCTGGAGACCGAACATAGTCTCTCCTTCCCGCACAGCCACTTGGCCATCGAGGCGGCGATCACAGGCCAGGGCGTGGCCCTCGTCGACCGTCGGCTGATCCGCCGCGAGTTGCGCGCCAATGTCCTGGTGGCGCCGACGGGCTTCGCGGTCTTTCCCGAGGGCCTGGCCGCGATCTCGCGCACCGTGACCCCGGGGCCGGCGGCGCAGGCGATGATCGATTGGATGCGCGACGCCCTGACGGCGCGCTGA
- a CDS encoding class I SAM-dependent methyltransferase: protein MHRATTVGDADYSRIAAAYDTYRRPDSRLAARIEAALGSARSVLNVGAGAGAYEPAARAVTAVEPSAVMRARRPKSLGPAVDAVAEELPFEDRSFDAAMAIFSVHQWRDLQRGLSEMRRVARGPVLILTCDPTQVQDFWLGDYCPEVLAVEARRYPGMAQLERALGPLRIEAPPIALDCTDGFQEAYYGRPEMFLDPEARDACSAWSFVEPSVIARFETRLAMDLASGAWDARFGPLRRLQAYVGALRLVTASGVTHPAA, encoded by the coding sequence ATGCACAGAGCGACGACCGTAGGAGACGCCGACTACAGCCGAATCGCCGCGGCCTATGACACCTATCGGCGCCCGGACAGCCGCCTCGCCGCGCGGATCGAGGCGGCGCTGGGGTCAGCGCGATCGGTCCTGAATGTCGGCGCAGGTGCTGGCGCCTACGAACCCGCCGCCCGAGCGGTCACTGCCGTCGAGCCATCTGCGGTGATGCGAGCGCGTCGCCCGAAGAGCCTTGGTCCGGCTGTAGACGCAGTGGCCGAAGAGCTTCCGTTCGAGGATCGGTCGTTCGACGCCGCCATGGCGATCTTCTCCGTCCACCAGTGGCGCGATCTGCAGCGCGGGCTGTCCGAGATGCGGCGGGTGGCGCGAGGTCCCGTTTTGATCCTGACCTGCGATCCCACCCAGGTTCAGGACTTCTGGCTTGGCGACTATTGTCCGGAGGTCCTGGCTGTGGAAGCCCGGCGCTACCCGGGGATGGCGCAACTCGAGCGGGCCCTGGGCCCGTTGCGGATCGAGGCGCCGCCCATCGCCCTCGACTGTACGGATGGGTTCCAGGAGGCCTACTACGGCCGCCCGGAAATGTTCCTGGACCCCGAAGCCAGAGACGCCTGTTCGGCCTGGAGTTTTGTTGAACCGTCGGTCATCGCGCGGTTTGAGACTCGCCTTGCTATGGACCTCGCGAGCGGCGCTTGGGACGCAAGATTTGGGCCCTTGAGGAGGCTTCAAGCGTACGTCGGCGCATTGCGATTGGTCACTGCCAGCGGTGTCACGCACCCGGCGGCCTGA